CTCCCCAGAGGGGAGAGGGGGAAAGGGAGCCGATCGGGGGTTTTTCAGAACCTGAGTTCGACTCGGTAGTTCAGGTCGATGTATCTCCATCGATCGGGGGTTTTTCAATACCTGAGTGCAACTCGGTAATTCAGGTCGATGTATCTCCAAGAACAACTCGGTCGGCCCCCTCTACCCCTTGGGGAGAGGGCTGGGGTGAGGGGTGGCTCTTAAACTCAACACAACAGCAAAGTCCCAACACATTTGTCACAACTCGGTGACAAAACCCGTCCCCTTCGTTACCTGCCGTTCCTCGGCCGTTGTTTAGACTGCCGGCAGTCATAACAACAAAAAAGGTACCCCATGGACACCTTCCAACCGAGCTTCGACAGTTGGCTCAATGCGCCTGCCCATCAGCACTGGCTCGCCGCCGAAGGCCTGCGCCTGCTGACGTTTGCCAAGGCTTCGAAGCTGCCGGAAGGCTTCGGCAATCTCGATGAAAAGGGCCACCTCGCGCCCGACGCTCACGCAGAAACCATGAACACCGCGCGCATGACGCACAGCTTCGCCATGGCGCATATTCAGGGCCTGCCGGGGTTTGCCGAGCTGGTTGATCACGGTGTCCGCGCCCTCAGCGGTCCGCTGCGAGATGCCGAATATGGCGGCTGGTTCGCGGTCGCCGGGCATCGCGATGACAACACCGGCAAAGCCGCGTACCTGCACGCTTTCGTTGCGCTCGCCGCCAGTTCGGCCGTGGTCGCCAAGCGCCCCGGCGCGCAGGCGTTGCTCGATGAAGCGATCCGCGTGATCGACGCGCATTTCTGGAGCGAAGAGGAGGGCGCCATGCGCGAATCCTTCGCGCGCGACTGGAGTGGCGAAGAGGCCTATCGCGGCGCCAACAGCAACATGCACGCCACCGAAGCGTTCCTCGCGCTGGCCGATGTCACCGATGACCACCGCTGGCTGGTACGCGCGCAACGCATCGTCGAACGCGTGATCCACGGCCACGCTGCCGCCAACGATTACCTGGTGGTCGAGCATTTCGACCGCGACTGGCAGCCGCTGCGCGAGTACAACCACGACAACCCGGCGGACGGTTTTCGCCCTTATGGCACCACGCCGGGCCACGGTTTTGAATGGGCGCGGCTGTTGCTGCACCTCGAAGCCGCGCGGGTCCGGGCCGGCATGTTGACGCCGGGCTGGCTGGCGACAGATGCGCAGAAACTCTTCGATAACAATTGCCGCCACGGCTGGAACATTGATGGCGCGCCGGGGATTGTCTACACGCTCGACTGGGACAATCGCGCGGTGGTGCGCCATCGTTTGCACTGGACCCATTGCGAGGCCAGCGCTGCCGCCAGTGCCTTGCTCAAGCGCACCGGCGATGAGCAATACGAAACCTGGTATCGCCTGTTCTGGGAATTCTGTGAGAGCCATTTCATCGATCGTTGCGACGGCAGTTGGCACCATGAACTCGACCCGCTGAACCGCCCGAGCGCGGATATCTGGGCGGGCAAACCCGATCTGTATCACGCCTGGCAAGCTGTGCTGATTCCACGTTTACCGCTGGCGCCAAGCATGGCGACTGCGCTGGGCCAGTGGTCACAGCGCGTTCCTGTGTAACCATGTGGTGACATTCAAGCGTCCCTTCGTTACCTGCGAAGGGATAACTCCTGTTTAAAATCCGTGCAGCGCAAGCACCAGACTTGCAATGCATAACAACAAGAAAGGTACTTCTAGATGAATGCGATTTCTCGCCTCGCTACTGTCATTTCTCTCGTTTCCCTGTCTGCGATCCCCCTCAGTGTGCTTGCCGCCGAATCCAAAGGTTCGGTAGAAGTCGTTCACTGGTGGACGTCCGGTGGCGAAAAAGCCGCTGTTGACGTGCTCAAGGCCCAAGTCGAAAAAGACGGCTTTACCTGGAAGGACGGCGCCGTTGCCGGTGGCGGTGGCGCTACGGCCATGACTGTTCTGAAAAGCCGCGCCGTGGCCGGTAACCCGCCAGGCGTTGCGCAAATCAAAGGCCCGGACATTCAGGAATGGGCGTCTACCGGTCTGCTCGACACCGACGCTTTGAAAGATGTCGCCAAGTCGGAAAAGTGGGACAGCCTGCTCGACAAGAAAGTCTCCGATACCGTGAAGTACGACGGTGATTACGTGGCCGTGCCGGTGAACATTCACCGCGTCAACTGGCTGTGGATCAACCCGGAAGTGTTCAAGAAAGCCGGGATCGAAAAAGCACCGACCACCCTCGAAGAATTCTATGCCGCGGGCGACAAGCTCAAGGCTGCCGGTTTCATCGCGCTGGCCCACGGTGGCCAACCTTGGCAGGACAGCACCGTGTTCGAAGCGGTGGTGCTCTCGGTGATGGGCGCCGACGGTTACAAGAAGGCTCTGGTTGACCTCGACAACGCGACCCTGACCGGTCCGGAAATGGTCAAGTCGCTGACCGAGCTGAAGAAAGTCGCGACCTACATGGACGCCGACGGCAAGGGCCAGGACTGGAACCTGGAAGCGGCCAAAGTCATCAACGGCAAGGCCGGCATGCAGATCATGGGTGACTGGGCCAAGAGCGAATGGACCGCCGCGAAGAAAGTCGCCGGCACCGACTACCAGTGCGTAGCGTTCCCGGGCACCGACAAGGCGTTCACCTACAACATCGATTCCCTGGCGGTGTTCAAGCAGAAAGACGCGGGCACCGCTGCCGCTCAGCAAGACATTGCCAAAGTGGTATTGGGTGAAAACTTCCAGAAAGTCTTCAGCATCAACAAAGGCTCGATCCCGGTTCGCAACGACATGCTCGCCGACATGGGCAAGTACGGTTTCGATGCGTGCGCCCAGACCGCGGCCAAAGACTTCCTGACCGATGCCAAGTCCGGCGGCCTGCAACCAAGCATGGCGCACAACATGGCGACCACGCTGGCGGTGCAAGGCGCCTTCTTTGATGTGGTGACCAACTACATCAACGACCCGAAAGCCGATCCGGCCGATGCCGCGAAGAAACTCGGCGCCGCGGTCAAGTCGGCCAAGTAATGCTTGGCCCTGTAGGAGCGAGCCTGCTCGCGATTGCAATCTGTCAGTTGATGATTGGCTGACGGATACGCCGCTATCGCGAGCAGGCTCACTCCTACAGGGGTCAGCATTTCCAACGTAAATTTTCTCTTCGTACTGGATCTTCCCATGAGTTCTGTTGCTGTGTTCAGCAAGGCCTCGCCATTCGATGCGCTGCAGCGCTGGCTACCGAAACTGGTGCTGGCGCCCAGCATGTTCATCGTTCTGGTGGGCTTCTATGGCTATATCCTGTGGACGTTTGTCCTGTCGTTCACCAGTTCGACATTTCTGCCGACCTACAAATGGGCCGGTCTGGCGCAATACCAGCGGCTGTTTGAAAACGACCGCTGGTGGGTTGCGAGCAAAAACCTCGCGGTCTTCGGCGGCATGTTTATCGGCATCACGCTGGTGATCGGTGTGCTGCTGGCGGTGTTTCTCGACCAGCGCATCCGTCGCGAAGGTTTCATCCGCACCATTTACCTGTACCCGATGGCGCTCTCGATGATCGTCACCGGTACCGCGTGGAAATGGCTGCTCAACCCGGGCATGGGCCTGGACAAATTATTGCGTGACTGGGGCTGGGAAGGCTTTCGTCTCGACTGGCTGATCGACCCGGATCGCGTGGTGTATTGCCTGGTGATCGCTGCCGTCTGGCAAGCCTCGGGCTTTATCATGGCGATGTTCCTCGCCGGTCTGCGTGGGGTTGATCAATCGATCATCCGCGCCGCCCAGATCGACGGCGCGAGCATGCCGCGCATCTACCTCAAAGTGGTGTTGCCGAGCCTGCGCCCGGTGTTCTTCAGTGCGGTGATGATCCTCGCGCACATCGCGATCAAGAGTTTTGACCTGGTGGCGGCGATGACGGCCGGCGGTCCGGGTTACTCCTCCGACCTGCCAGCGATGTTCATGTATTCCTTCACCTTCAGCCGCGGCCAGATGGGCATGGGTTCGGCCAGTGCAATCCTGATGCTCGGGGCGATTCTCGCCATCATCGTGCCTTACCTGTATTCCGAGCTGAGGACCAAGCGCCATGACTAGTTTCGCTGCCAAACCGGCCATCAGCCTCAGCCGCATCGCGATCTACGCGGTGCTGATCCTCGCGGTGTTCCTGTACCTGATTCCGCTGGTGGTCATGCTGCTGACCAGTTTCAAGACACCCGAAGACATCAACACCGGCAACTTGCTGAGCTGGCCGACCGTGGTCAGCGGCATTGGCTGGGTCAAGGCCTGGGCCACGGTTGACGGCTATTTCTGGAACTCGATCAAGATCACCGTTCCGGCGGTGCTGATCTCCACCGCGATCGGCGCGCTCAACGGCTACGTGCTGTCGATGTGGCGCTTCCGTGGTTCGCAGTTGTTCTTCGGCCTGCTGTTGTTCGGCTGCTTCCTGCCGTTCCAGACCGTATTGCTGCCAGCCTCATTCACCCTCGGCAAAATGGGCCTGGCGAGCACCACCACCGGTCTGGTGTTCGTGCACGTGGTTTACGGGCTGGCGTTCACCACGCTGTTTTTCCGCAACTACTACGTCAGCGTGCCGGATGCGCTGGTGAAAGCCGCGCGGCTCGATGGCGCCGGTTTCTTCACCATCTTCCGGTTGATCATCCTGCCGATGTCGACGCCGATCATCATGGTCTGCCTGATCTGGCAGTTCACCCAGATCTGGAACGACTTCCTGTTCGGCGTGGTGTTCTCCAGTGGTGATTCGCAACCTATTACCGTGGCGCTGAACAACTTGGTCAACACCAGTACCGGGGCCAAGGAATACAACGTTGATATGGCGGCGGCGATGATCGCCGGGCTGCCGACCCTGCTGGTCTATGTGGTCGCAGGCAAGTATTTCGTGCGCGGGCTGACGGCCGGCGCAGTCAAGGGGTAATCATGGCTACGCTCGAACTTCGCAATGTAAACAAGACCTATGGCCCGGGCCTGCCGGACACCCTCAAGGACATCGACCTGTCGATCAAGGATGGTGAGTTCCTGATTCTTGTCGGGCCTTCGGGTTGCGGCAAGTCGACCCTGATGAACTGCATCGCCGGCCTGGAAACCATCACCGGCGGCGCGATCATGATCGATGACCAGGACGTCAGCGGCATGAGCCCGAAGGATCGCGACATCGCCATGGTGTTCCAGTCCTACGCGCTGTACCCGACCATGAGCGTGCGCGAGAACATCGCGTTCGGCCTGAAGATTCGCAAGATGCCGGCGGCCGACATCGAAACCGAAGTGGCGCGGGTGTCCAAGTTGCTGCAGATCGAACATCTGCTCAATCGCAAACCCGGCCAGCTCTCCGGTGGCCAGCAGCAGCGCGTGGCGATGGGCCGGGCGCTGGCGCGGCGGCCGAAGATTTATCTGTTCGATGAACCGCTGTCCAACCTCGACGCCAAGCTGCGCGTCGAGATGCGCACCGAAATGAAACTGATGCACCAGCGCCTGAAAACCACCACGGTATACGTGACCCACGACCAGATCGAAGCGATGACCCTGGGCGATAAAGTGGCGGTAATGAAGGACGGGATCATTCAGCAGTTCGGTACGCCGAAAGACATCTACAACAACCCGGCCAACCTGTTTGTGGCGAGCTTCATCGGTTCACCGCCGATGAACTTCATCCCTCTGCGTTTGCAGCGCAAGGACGGGCGTCTGCTGGCCCTGCTCGACAGCGGTCAGGCGCGTTGCGAATTGCCGTTGGGCATGCAGGACGCCGGCCTCGAAGATCGCGAAGTGATCCTCGGCCTGCGGCCGGAACAGATCGTTCTGGCCAACGGCGAGCCGAACGGTTTGCCGACCATCCGCGCCGAAGTCCAGGTCACCGAGCCAACCGGGCCGGACACGCTGGTGTTCGTCAACCTCAACGACACCAAGGTCTGCTGCCGACTGGCGCCGGACGTTGCGCCGGGCGTGGGCGAGACCCTGACCTTGCAATTCGATCCGGCGAAAGTGCTGCTGTTCGATGCCAAGACCGGCGAGCGTCTCGGCGTTGCGGGTCAGCCGAAAACTGAAGCTGCGGTTGGCAACGTCGCGCAGTTCAAAGGACGCTGAAAAACAAAAACTGTAGGAGCCAGGCTTGCCGGCGAAGGCGATTTCAAGGACGCCTTCGCCGGCAAGCCTGGCTCCTACAAGGGGATAAGCGGCGAATGGGCCCATTCGTCGCATTCGATGTAAACCGCGTTAGATAAAAACAGTTAATAACAATAAAACGAGGATGTAGGGATGAAGAAGAAGAACAACGCTCAGCTTATCTGCCAATTGTCAGCTGTTGCGGTAATGACCATGGCCGGTAGCGCTCACGCGGCTGACGCGTTCAGCGCCGATTCTCAGTGGATGACCGGTGACTGGGGTGGCGAGCGGACCAAGCTGATCGAGCAGGGTATCGACATCAAGGCCGATTACGTCGGTGAAGTGGGCGGCAACCTTCACGGCGGCTACAACAACGACAAGACGGCGCGTTACTCCGACCAGTTCGGTCTGGGCGTGGCCCTGGACTTGCAAAAACTTTGGGGCTGGGACAACACGCAAGCGAAGATCCAGCTGACCAACCGTAATGGCCAGAACATCTCCAACGACCGCGTTGGCGATCCGCGTGCCGGCACCTTGAGCTCCTCGCAGGAAGTCTATGGCCGTGGCCACATGGTCCGTCTGACCCAGTTGTGGATCAAACACCAGTTCCTCGACGGCAAACTCGACGTCAAGGCCGGTTACTTCGGCGAAGGTGAAGACTTCAACACCTTCCCGTGCGAATTCCAGAACCTGGCGTTCTGCGGTTCCCAGGTCGGTAACTGGGCGACCAACATCTGGTACAACTGGCCAGTCAGCCAAGCGGCGATTCGCGTGAAGTACAACATCTCGCCTGAGTTCTATGCGCAGATCGGCGCGTACAACCAGAACCCGTCGCAACTGGAACACGGCAACGGCTTCAAACTCAGCGGCAGCGGCACCAAAGGTACGGTCCTGCCCGTTGAACTGGTCTGGTTGCCGAACCCGAACAACTTGCCGGGCGAATACCGTGTCGGTTACTACAAAAGCACGGCCAAGGCGGATGACGTTCGCGAAGACGACAACGGCAATGACGCAGCCACCAGCGGCAACGCCTATCGCAGTCACAGCAGCAAATCCGGCTACTGGTTCGTGGCGCAACAGCAACTCACCACGCACAACGGTGACGCTTCGCGCGGTCTGAACATTGCGGCCAACGCGACGTTCCACGACAAGGACACCAACTTCATCGACAACTATCAGTCGCTGATGCTGGTGTACAAAGGCCCGTTTGATGCGCGTCCGAAAGATGACGTCGGTATCGGTTTCGCGCGTATTCATGTCAACGATGACGTGAAGAAAAACGCCGAGCTGATCAACGCGTCCAACGGCATCAGCGATTACAACGACCTGCAGTTCGCGCCACTGCGCAGCACCGAGTACAACTACGAAATCAACTACGGCTTCCACGTCACCAACTGGCTGACCGTGCGTCCGAACCTGCAATACATCACCCACCCGGGCGGTGTTGATGAAGTCGATAACGCGCTGGTGGCCGGTCTGAAAATTCAGTCGGTGTTCTAACGTTGTTGCGATAAGCTCCCCTCTATGTGCGCATTTATGCGGATGGCCAAGGCTATCCGCTTTTTTTTGCGCGGGACCAATGACAACCCTGTGGCCAAAGGGCTTGTCGTGCAGGGCCTGTTGTGAAGAGCGGCTTGCTGTGGAAAGCAACCAGTTGTGGAGAGCGACCAGTTGTGGAGAGCGATCCAGTTGTGGCGAGGGGGCTTGCCCCCGTTCGGCTGCGCAGCAGTCGTTTTTTTTCCAGCACATCGCAACGACAGTTCAGGGAGCGCTTCGCACTCCGACGGGGGCAAGCCCCCTCGCCACAGTGTGTTCGCTACACCAATGTATTTCAGGATCGCGGCACATGCATGAGCATCCGTTACAACGCTTCTTCAAATCCTTGCGCGAACGCCCGGTGTTTGCGTGGGAGCGCTATCAGATGCGCGATGTGCTGGTGATCGATCATCCGCTGTGCCAAGCGGTGTTCAGTCGCCAGGGCGCACAGTTGCTGCACTTTCAGCCAACCGGGCA
The window above is part of the Pseudomonas prosekii genome. Proteins encoded here:
- a CDS encoding ABC transporter ATP-binding protein, with the protein product MATLELRNVNKTYGPGLPDTLKDIDLSIKDGEFLILVGPSGCGKSTLMNCIAGLETITGGAIMIDDQDVSGMSPKDRDIAMVFQSYALYPTMSVRENIAFGLKIRKMPAADIETEVARVSKLLQIEHLLNRKPGQLSGGQQQRVAMGRALARRPKIYLFDEPLSNLDAKLRVEMRTEMKLMHQRLKTTTVYVTHDQIEAMTLGDKVAVMKDGIIQQFGTPKDIYNNPANLFVASFIGSPPMNFIPLRLQRKDGRLLALLDSGQARCELPLGMQDAGLEDREVILGLRPEQIVLANGEPNGLPTIRAEVQVTEPTGPDTLVFVNLNDTKVCCRLAPDVAPGVGETLTLQFDPAKVLLFDAKTGERLGVAGQPKTEAAVGNVAQFKGR
- a CDS encoding D-mannose isomerase, whose amino-acid sequence is MDTFQPSFDSWLNAPAHQHWLAAEGLRLLTFAKASKLPEGFGNLDEKGHLAPDAHAETMNTARMTHSFAMAHIQGLPGFAELVDHGVRALSGPLRDAEYGGWFAVAGHRDDNTGKAAYLHAFVALAASSAVVAKRPGAQALLDEAIRVIDAHFWSEEEGAMRESFARDWSGEEAYRGANSNMHATEAFLALADVTDDHRWLVRAQRIVERVIHGHAAANDYLVVEHFDRDWQPLREYNHDNPADGFRPYGTTPGHGFEWARLLLHLEAARVRAGMLTPGWLATDAQKLFDNNCRHGWNIDGAPGIVYTLDWDNRAVVRHRLHWTHCEASAAASALLKRTGDEQYETWYRLFWEFCESHFIDRCDGSWHHELDPLNRPSADIWAGKPDLYHAWQAVLIPRLPLAPSMATALGQWSQRVPV
- a CDS encoding carbohydrate ABC transporter permease; translated protein: MTSFAAKPAISLSRIAIYAVLILAVFLYLIPLVVMLLTSFKTPEDINTGNLLSWPTVVSGIGWVKAWATVDGYFWNSIKITVPAVLISTAIGALNGYVLSMWRFRGSQLFFGLLLFGCFLPFQTVLLPASFTLGKMGLASTTTGLVFVHVVYGLAFTTLFFRNYYVSVPDALVKAARLDGAGFFTIFRLIILPMSTPIIMVCLIWQFTQIWNDFLFGVVFSSGDSQPITVALNNLVNTSTGAKEYNVDMAAAMIAGLPTLLVYVVAGKYFVRGLTAGAVKG
- a CDS encoding ABC transporter substrate-binding protein, which codes for MNAISRLATVISLVSLSAIPLSVLAAESKGSVEVVHWWTSGGEKAAVDVLKAQVEKDGFTWKDGAVAGGGGATAMTVLKSRAVAGNPPGVAQIKGPDIQEWASTGLLDTDALKDVAKSEKWDSLLDKKVSDTVKYDGDYVAVPVNIHRVNWLWINPEVFKKAGIEKAPTTLEEFYAAGDKLKAAGFIALAHGGQPWQDSTVFEAVVLSVMGADGYKKALVDLDNATLTGPEMVKSLTELKKVATYMDADGKGQDWNLEAAKVINGKAGMQIMGDWAKSEWTAAKKVAGTDYQCVAFPGTDKAFTYNIDSLAVFKQKDAGTAAAQQDIAKVVLGENFQKVFSINKGSIPVRNDMLADMGKYGFDACAQTAAKDFLTDAKSGGLQPSMAHNMATTLAVQGAFFDVVTNYINDPKADPADAAKKLGAAVKSAK
- a CDS encoding carbohydrate ABC transporter permease, which encodes MSSVAVFSKASPFDALQRWLPKLVLAPSMFIVLVGFYGYILWTFVLSFTSSTFLPTYKWAGLAQYQRLFENDRWWVASKNLAVFGGMFIGITLVIGVLLAVFLDQRIRREGFIRTIYLYPMALSMIVTGTAWKWLLNPGMGLDKLLRDWGWEGFRLDWLIDPDRVVYCLVIAAVWQASGFIMAMFLAGLRGVDQSIIRAAQIDGASMPRIYLKVVLPSLRPVFFSAVMILAHIAIKSFDLVAAMTAGGPGYSSDLPAMFMYSFTFSRGQMGMGSASAILMLGAILAIIVPYLYSELRTKRHD
- a CDS encoding carbohydrate porin, with protein sequence MKKKNNAQLICQLSAVAVMTMAGSAHAADAFSADSQWMTGDWGGERTKLIEQGIDIKADYVGEVGGNLHGGYNNDKTARYSDQFGLGVALDLQKLWGWDNTQAKIQLTNRNGQNISNDRVGDPRAGTLSSSQEVYGRGHMVRLTQLWIKHQFLDGKLDVKAGYFGEGEDFNTFPCEFQNLAFCGSQVGNWATNIWYNWPVSQAAIRVKYNISPEFYAQIGAYNQNPSQLEHGNGFKLSGSGTKGTVLPVELVWLPNPNNLPGEYRVGYYKSTAKADDVREDDNGNDAATSGNAYRSHSSKSGYWFVAQQQLTTHNGDASRGLNIAANATFHDKDTNFIDNYQSLMLVYKGPFDARPKDDVGIGFARIHVNDDVKKNAELINASNGISDYNDLQFAPLRSTEYNYEINYGFHVTNWLTVRPNLQYITHPGGVDEVDNALVAGLKIQSVF